Below is a window of Brachyspira hampsonii DNA.
TCATTACTGAAGCTAAGACTTCTGGATACAGTAATGCTCTTAATATAATAGAAACTGATTTAGACAGAAGAGAAATTGATTTAGACATTATACAAGCATATTATAAAATGATTTATGAAATAGGAAGCAAAGAAAATAAAATGAATTCTGAAATGGATATAATATCATTTTATTTGATGATTAAAAATATAGATGCTTTGCCTAAACATATAGATAATTTAATAAGCTATGATAATAGCGGAAAATTTAATAATTTATATTTACAGGCAGCTTTAGAGTTTAAAAATCAAAATGATTTCAATTTATCAAAAGAGATGTTAAATAAATATTTATCGTTGAATAATAATAATATAAAAGAAAATGAATTAGTATCATTGGTATTGACAGCAAGCGATATAGGAGAAAGCGAACTTGCTATAAAGAGTATTGAAAAATATGAAAAAGAAAAATATTCCTACAGTTATTTGAAGGCTTATGCCTCATTGATAAATAATGATGTAGTTAATGCCAATAAATATTTAAATGAAGATTTTGAATATTTCAGTAATAATAAGTCAAATACTAATGATTATAGAATAAATATTCCTTATGTAACATCATTAGCATTGGATAATACCAATTCAGCATTATTATATGCTAATTATAAATACTCTCAGGATACAAATTCAGCAGAAAATATAAACAGTTTATCTTGGGCATTGGTTTCATTAGGCAGTGATTTGGATAAAGCTATACTTCTTTCTAAAGATGCTGTTAAATTAGAGCCTGATTCTCCTCACTATATAGATACTTTAGGTTTTGCATATTATAAAAAAGGCGATTATGATAATGCTTTAAAAACATTATTAAGAGCTGCTTTATATGCAGATGATGATTCCAAAGCTGAAATATATGCACATATTGCTGATGCTTACTATGCAAAAAATGATTATAAAAATGCACTTAAATATTATAGAAAATCAATATCTTCCTATAAAAAAGAATTCGATTATGATGAAAATAGAATAAAAGATAGGATCGAAAGTTTAACAGAGAAACAATAAATAGGTTTTATATTCTATATTGATTTTTAAGAGGTTTATAAATAATGATAAAGAATAATACTATAATATTTATTATATTTCTATTAATTTCTAGTTTTGCATTTAGTCAAAATGAGAATGAAGTTATGAAAGAGGCTTTTAATAGGTTTTCAAAATCTCCTTTTACAAGCATATACTCATCAGGCGGAGCTTTTTACAGCGGCGATGATTTAGATCAAATGCCTATGCTTGTTAATTATTATAAGAACAGCAATAATAAATATATGAATGTTGTTGACGGACTTTTAGGCAGTCTTATATTTGATGCTAAAGTTAATAATAATAGTCTTACTTTAGATTTGCCTGAAGCAGAAACTCCTTTAAAGAGAAATTTTGATGAGTTTGCATTGGAAGCACCTATTATGCGTTTCCCTAAAGTTTATGCTGATATACTTGATTATAAATTTATAGATTTGTCTAAGAAAATAATAAGCAGCAATATAACTTTGGGAGAGAATTGGCATACATTGCAAATAGGCTATAATGATAGAGTAGATACTATAGTTTTTTCAGCATCTACTTACAGGGTAAGAAGTTTTTCTACTGCTTTTATGGATAATGTTGTCAGCGTAGAATTGGGTTCTTATACAACTGTTAATAATATGCCTTATCCTAAAGAGTTTATAATGAAAAGCAAAGTTGATAAAAGAGAACTCCGCTATAATGTTACAAATGTATCTGCAGGGGATAAGGCAAAACAAGATGCCAAAAAATTGGGCTGGTAATAATTTATGCATTATGATTTTGTATTAGACAATATCAGCAATAATATAAAAATTGATGGATATAAAAAAGCAAAACTTATAGAGTATGCTTCTTTGGTTATAGATTATAATAGAAATGTTAATATCACAGGGGCAAAAACTAAAGAAGATTTTTTTAATGATCATATTGCTGATAGTCTTCTTGCTTTAGATATATTTTCTGATTATAATAATATAATAGATATAGGCTCAGGGGCAGGACTTCCTTCTATACCGCTTGCCATTGTCTTTGATGATAAAAAATTTACATTATGCGAGTCTAAAAATAAAAAGGCTGAATTTTTAAGATTGGTAAAGGATAAATTGGAATTAAACAATATAGAAGTGAAATGCATAAATGCTTATGAGATAAAAGAAAAATATGATACTATCACTTCAAGAGCTTTTTCTGATATAGATACACTTTTAAAAATATTCAATAAATTAAAAACTAAAAATTCAAAATTAATTTTATATAAAGGCAAGAAAGAAAAAATAGAAGAAGAATTAAAAAAAGCAAATATTTCAAAAAGTAAATATACTGTAGAAATAAAAAGGTTAGAAAATAAAGATAAAGAGAGGCATATAGTTATAATATCTAATATATAATATTATGCCTTATTCTCTTTGTTCTCTTCTTCATTACCGGCTTTAGTAGCAGTTTTTAAATCTACTCCCATAATAAATAAGAATATAAATCCTATTATCACTATAGGTACAATTCCCATTATATGATATACAAGAGCATAAGGAGCTGCTATATTTTTTTCTACGCCTATAAGAGAAAGTCCGAATATTACAGCCCATTCAAAAGGTCCTATTCCTGATGGTGCAGAAGGTACTGCAAAACCGAATCCGCCTATAGCAAAAGTAAATAATGATATTATAGGACTAGTTTTTATATTAAAAGCCATCATCAGAAATCCTATAGTAAGCATTTGACCTATAAGGTAAAGAAAAGTATAGAAAAATATTAAAAATATATGTTTAGCATCATTTTTAAATCCTATTCCGTCTATAAAATTGCATGAAAACTCAATTAATTTATCTCCTATATTCTTCGGAAGTATGCCAAAAATTTTATGAAAAACCTTATGAGCAAATTCTCTCTGCCATACTAGAAACATTAATACCAAAAAGCCAATTATTGATAAAACAAATAAAGCTATGGCGGCATAAGTAACTGTCTTAGGTAAATTAGGAATAAATATTACAGATACAGTTAATATAATTCCGCCTGTTATAACATCAAAAAGTCTTTCAGTAACTACTGAAGCAATTAATGCCGATTTACTTACATTTTCTTTAACACCCAAAATATAAGCACGAGCCACCTCTCCAAGTTTGGCAGGAAGTATATTATTTCCCATATAACCAATATAAGTTGCCATAACTATAGTTCTTTTTTTAATAGGCTTTTTTAAAGGGATAAAACATTCCCATCTTAACCCCCTTAATACTATAATAACTATACTTAATATTAAAGAAATAAGAAAATACACTACATTAATATTTTTTACTATTTCTATAGATTCTTTTATATTAATTCCTCTAAAAGCAAAATATAAACAAATTATACTTACAGCAATTCCTATTACTACCTGTATGATGGTTTTATGATTCTTATTCATCAGCAATTTTCCATTTTGTTATAATATTATCTTACAAAGTTTTTCATAAGTGTTATAAAATTATCAAAATCATCAAGCATGTTTTGAGCTATATCAAGATTAAATTTAGGTAAATATTGAACCTTATTGGCATTACTAATTTCTTGTTTAGTATTATTTTTGCAGTCATCAAAAATATTTTTAACTATAGTAGTTAAATCTATTACAGAGTTATAAACGCTTAAGATTATTTTATTTCCTTCTGTATCAATTTTATTTACCATAGTTTCTATTAAATCTTTATTAGCATTTGCTTTGTTTTTCGATATTATCCAAGTTTTTAAACGCTTGAAGTTTTCAGACTCAGGACTTAGCATAGCATCAAATTTTTGTATAGATTCTCTAACATCATTTAATATATAGAAAGCATCGAGCCCTTGAGAGTTTCTATCTTTACTTACAAATTCAGCACCTAAAAACATATCATTAAGCGGATCTTTATAATTTATGTCAAATATTTCTATAATAAATGTTTTTATATACTGAAGCGGCTCTACACAAGTAAATATAGGACAGTCAAATTTTTCAAGCTGCTCATTTTTTTCCTCATTTACATTCGACATTTTTAATATTTCTATACCATTAAATAGCTTATTCCTCATTCCGGCAATCTTACTGCTCTTAATTTCAGCAACTATACTATCCATATCTTTCTTTAAATTATTTGTCAAATCTGTTATATAATTTACAAATATATTAACATTAGATGGGTTAATACTGCATTTATAAGTAAAATCTTTAAGCAAATAAACTATAATATCATGCATTATATCCGGAGTTTGAAGATATTTAACTCTCGCTAAAAATGATTTAATATTTTTTTCAGGTATAGGAGGCATTCCTAAATATTGCTGAAAAATATTTAAAGCAGATAATAATTCTTTTCTTATTACTATTGAGTTTACAGCATAATCCAATTTTACTAAATCATCAACGACCTGCATATTTGAACTAGGTTTGAATTGAGGATTAGAATTGTAAGCACCGTCTACAAAAGAAGGACAAAAAGCTCTCAAAAAAAGAAAGAAATCAAAATTTGATAATTGTGCAAAATCTTTAAGCAAGTTGAAAGTTAAATTCATTTCCTTTCCGCCTTCTCCGCTTATAAACTTTTTAAATTTTACAAAATTGTTCTTTACTTCATTAAATACAGCATTAGGATTTTGACCTTCTCCTATTTTGGACATCATATAATCTCTATTTAATGTAGAATATAATTCTTTGATCTCATCATTAAAAGACACTTCTATTAAATAATATGAGAATTGTTTCCCATCTTTTACTATAAATTCCTCTTTCAACGGACTAAGTAAAGGCCCCACTACTTTATACATTTCAAACATAAATTTTGCACAAGTAACTGTTAATGATTTAGTTTTTAAATCCACAAAATTATATTTTTGTTTTGATATCCTTTCAGAATACTCCTCCATACGCATTTTTTCCACTAATTCAGGAGTTCTTATATTGAATAAATTGTATCTTATATAATCAAAAAAATTCACAGTTGAATACCCCATTAATTTACTATACTTTAGTTATTTATAATATACTAAATTGACTAATATTGAAAGTTTTTTTATATATTTTTTATTATAAAATATTATTCTTTAATAGCCTCTAAAGCCTTTTTTGCTTCCTCATAATTTTCATTAATTTTTAAAGCCTGTTCAAAATTTTTAATAGCTAATTTTTTATTTCCGCTTGAAGCATATATAGAACCTATAGTATAGTATATTACTTTATCATTATTATTTACTTCTAATGCTTTTTCTAAATATCTTATAGCCATCTTATTACTATTTTTTTTGTTATAACATGAAGATATATTGCATAATACATAAGGATTTTTACTTTCATAATTAGCATTAACTTCATGAAAAAGAGAAAGAGCTTTATCATAATCTCCATTATGATGATATATGCAGCCTAATAGATTAATTATATCATTTGTAGGCTTGGCATCATAAGCTAAAGAGGCATATTCTAAAGATATATCATATTCTTTCCAAGCATAAGATTGAAAAGCTATATATGAACATCTTTTATAGTCTTTAGACTTTATTTTAGTATTCTTTGATAATTCTAATGCTTTTTCTAAATATTCCTTTCTATTTTTTTTATCCATTATAGATAAGTATTCATATACAAAAGCATTTTTTTTACCGGTTTTCAATAGCTGATTAAAATAATTTACAGAAGTATTATATTTATTTTTTTTCATATTTATGAATCCCATCATATATAGTGCTTCTGCATAGTTAGGTGTTTTAAGTAAGATAGTAGTATAATAGTTTTCTGCATCTTCGATTCTATTCTCCTTAATAGCTATTCTAGCCAACATAGCCATAGCATAAGGATCATTTGGTTTTTTTGATAAGAGACTATTATATTTATCTAATTGCTTATCATATTTACCTGCCATAAATAAACTCACTTAATTATTTGTTTGTATATAATACAATTTTTTAAAAAATATGTAAATTAATAAATTTTATTCATCATATCTTTTCTATAATCGGAAAATACATCATTTTCAATAGAATTTCTTAAATCTTTCATAAATCTTTGCATAAATCTCACATTATGTATAGTCATAAGTATAGAAAATAATATTTCATGTGTTTTATCCAAATGATTAAGATATGCTTTAGAGAAATTCTTACAAGTATAACAATCGCATTCATCTTCAAGCACAGTATCGTCCATTCTGTATTTAGAATTTCTTATTCTGACAACACCATTCATAGTAAATGCTTCCCCATTTCTGGCATTTCTAGTAGGCATAACACAGTCAAACATGTCTATACCTTCCATAACAGCATTAAGTATATCTCTCGGCTCGCTTACCCCCATTAAATAACGAGGCTTACTTTTATCTGTATAAAGCATTACTTTTGAAAGCACATCATGCATTTTTTCAGGTGTTTCACCGACAGAAAGTCCTCCTATAGAATAGAAAGGAAAATCCATATTTACTAAGGTTTCAGCACTTTCTTTTCTCAAATCATCAAACATTCCACCTTGTATAATTCCGCCGAGATACTGATATTCTTTATTTGGTGTACTGTCATGATATTCTTTGCATTCTTTAGCCCATTTATGAGTTCTAAGCATTGCCTCTTTTGCATATTCGTAAGAAGCATCATATTTAGAACATTCATCAAGACACATTATAAAGTCAGCCCCTATAATATGTTCTGCCTCCATTACACTTTTAGGCGTAAATAGGTATTTAGAGCCGTCTATATGAGAGCTGAATTCCACTCCGTTATCATTTATCTTTCTTAATTTTGCCAAAGAGAATACCTGAAATCCGCCTGAATCTGTAAGCATAGCTCCTTTCCAGCCCATAAACTTTTTGACTCCGCCGAACTTTTTTAATACTTCAAGTCCGGGTTTTAATACTAAATGGTATGTGTTGGATAATATTATTTTACTTTCTGTTTCCTCTATCATAATGGGAGTTAATGCTTTTACAGTTGCTTTTGTACCTACAGGCATAAAGACAGGAGTATCTATTTCTATTCCATTAATATTTATTTTTCCAAGTCTGGCTGCGGTTTGACTGCTGTTTTTTAATACATTAAATGTAAATGACATGTTATACCTTATATTAAAAATATTTAGTGCTATTTTATACGAAAATAAATAAATATCAAATTCTATATGTAAAAAATAATATATAAAATCATATAAATATATAGTTATTATTCATTAATTACAGGAATTTTTAATAAATTCATAGTTTTTGTAAGTTTTATTGATAATATATAAATAAAATACCCTATACTATAAATAAATAGCATAGGGTATTTTTATATTATACATTTATTTATCTAGTACCATCAGGAAGTTTAAATAAGTGTATAGCATCCATTAATTCTTTAGATTGGGCGAATAATAATTCAGCAGATGCTGTAGCTTCCTCTACTAAAGCAGCATTTTTCTGAGTTGTAGAATCCATATCGGCAATGGCTATTTTTACCTGATCTATTCCATTTTGCTGCTCAACGGCACTGTTGCTTATGCCTTCCATAATTTTTGAGGCTTCTTCTATTTTATTTTGTATTTCTACAAATATTTCCTGAGATTCTCTTGCTGTTCCTGTAGCTTTGTCTATTTTTTCATAAACATTTTCAATCAAGTCTGTAATGCTTTTTACTGAAGTTTGAGTAGTCTGTGCTAAGTTTCTTACTTCAGAAGCAACAACGGCAAAACCTTTTCCTTGTTCTCCTGCTCTTGCTGCCTCTACTGAAGCATTAAGTGCCAAAATATTAGTTTGGAATGCTATATCTTCAATGATTTTAGTAATATCTTTAATTTTACTGCTTGCATCATGTACTTCTTCTATGTTAGAAGTAGTTTCAGCTATTATATTTCCGGCATTTTCAACAGAAGTTTTGGAATCTAATATCATTTTGCTTCCGCTAACAGAATTATCTGCTGAGTCTTTTATTGTAGAAGAAATTTCTGTCATAGAAGCTGAAGTTTCTTCTATGCTTGCAGCCTGACTTTCTGTTCTATGTGCCAAATCTGTATTTTGCTCGGACAATTCTTTTGCTGCCATAGTGATATTGTTTGCTGTATCTTCTACAACTCTTAAAGCATCTACAAGTTTTTTCCTCATAGCTACAAATGCATCGGATAATTCTCCAAGCTCATCTTTCCTTTTAATTTTTTGTTTTGTAGTTCTTAAATCTCCGTCTGCTATCTCTTTAGCAACCCCTACTAATAAGTGAAGCGGTTTAGTTATAGACATTATGAACATTGATATAAGTACTGATATAATCGCTATAGCAATAACAGATATAATTATCATAGTAATCATAAGTTCTCTATTAGCCTGATATATTTCCGATTCTGTTACGGATACTCCCAATACCCAAGGCTGAGATTCTAATGTTATTACAGATGATACTCTTTTTTCATTATTAAATACATAGTTTAATACACCTTTTCCTAAATTAAAGGCATCTCTAAATTGTTCCGGAGCTGTTTGATTGATATTTTCTGTTTTACTATGTATTTTTATTATTAAATTTTTATCAACAGCATACATATTTCCTGTTTTGCCTATAACAAGAGGTTCTATATGATTTTTATTGAGAGTAGACCAATCAAGCATTACATATAGATATCCTATATTTTGATTATTGCCGTTAAAAATTTTTTCTAATAGAATTAGAGACCAGCCTCCTGTTGTCAAAGAATGAGTGATGTTTTCTCCAAATATTCCTCTGGCACTTCCATTTATTTTAGTTTTTAAGTCGGGGTGTATGTTAAATACATTTTGGTTTATTAAATCAGGATTGTCTGAATCTAACAGAATATTACCGTTTAAATCTGATATACCTATATTAATAGCATATACATTTAGAGATTTAAATTTTTTAAGATTATTCAATGCGATGTTTCTAAGATCTTCAGTTCTTAATTCTAAATATCTTATTAATTCTTCAGATGTACCGTATATACTTGCTATTGCTAATTGATCATCAAACCAAGTGTCAATTAATGAAGCATATCCCATAACTGTATTGTTATATCCTTCGTATGTAGCATTTTTTATACTGTTAGATACTTTTATTTCTATTATCGTGATTAATGCAATTATAAATACAATTACCATCGATATGATAATAAGAGGCATTTTCACTCTTAGGCTTTGAAGTTTTTTCATAACTTATGTTCTCCGGATTCAAAATATTTTTTAACTATACTTATTAATTATACCTAATTTTAAAAAAAAGTGTTATATTTTTTTTACATATATTTTAAATTTAGTTTACATTAGTGTATAAATTTTTTATATATTTATAAGGCAGCATTATATTTTTATCGGTATAATAAAAATTTCCTATAGAAGCATTTTCTGGTGAATATATAATTAGATTATTAATTATGTTTTTATTAGTTGAATCTATATTTATTATATATCCTATTTTTGATTTATTCATTTTTAATATTGATTTGTTTAAGGATATACTATTTAAACTTTTTATGATAAAATTTATATCATTAGTATTTGTTATAATCATAGCTTTTCCATTATAATTTATATCTATTTTTGATACGCTTTCAGGATAGCATTTTATTCCGTCAATAGGAGATTTATACCATAATACGACAATTACAATTACAAATATGGGAATGAAACTCAATAATTTTTTTAATTTCTTTTTCATATTAATATCATAATATACAATTTATTAATTGCAAATGATTTATTAATAAATTTATTATTTGTTAATAAATCATCAAAATAAAAAGTACAAATACTAATAAAAAAACAAATAAATTTTTATATTAATTGAATTTTTTGTATAAAAAAACGATAAATGTAATTAATAATAAGTGTTAAATTATTTTTATAAATATTAAATTTTAGAGGGGCTAAAGTTATGAAAAAGACTAGTTCTATAAGATTTAAGATGCCATTAACTATAAGCATTATAACAACAATACTTTTAGTAATAACAATAGTCATATTATCATATAAATCTCATGCAGGCATAACAAAATCTACATACGCAGGATATAACAATACTATAGAAGGCTATAAATCTATGTTGGATACATGGTTTGAAGAAAATAATACTTTAATAAAAACATATTCTATTACGCCTTCTATCATTAATTATTTATCCGGCAATAATACTCCTGAAGCTGCTGCAGTCTTGATAGATGCATTAAAGCAGTTTGAAGGTATTAATAAATATTCTTTGGATATTGGAGTAACTGATGAAAATGGCGTAACTTTGCAAAATACGAAAAATGTAAATTTAGGAATTAATTTAAAGGAGTTAAGACCAGGTATTTGGGATAATTTTGTAAAAAACAATTATGATGTTGCTTATGATACAAAGGTGTTAAAGTCTACTGTAAGTGATAATATGACTTTAGCAATTATCGCAGGGGTTAAAACCAATAATGTATTAGTTGGTACTGTGTATATGATTCTTAATTGGGATGCTTTGGTATCTAAATTAGGAGAATTGAGCCTTCCGGAAACAGGAAGATTATTTGCAATTGATTATGAAAGAAATATTGCACTTGATACTAGAAATCAGATAAATACTTTAGCAAATCAAAGTTATGATGATGTAATAAAAGCTAATAAATCTAATGGTATATTGAAATATATATCTGATACAAATGGCGAAAAAAGAACTGCTGTTTATGTAAAAATGAATACTATGCCTTGGATATTATCTATGGCTACTGATGATAGGATTATATATGCTGAAAATATAAGTATGATTAGAATAGCTGTTATAGTTTGTATATTATCTATAATATTTGTAAATTTATTTTCTGTTTCATATATTACAAAAACTATGAGTCCTTTAAGTGTTTTGATGAAAAAGGCAAACAAAATATCTGAAGGAAATATAGAGATTAAATCTGTTTCTAAATATAGAAAAGATGAATTTGGGGAATTAGAGAAAGCATTTAATATTATGAGTGAGAAATTGGCAGAGGTTGTAAGCAATGTTAATGAGGCATCAAATGAAATAGTATTAGCTTCTCAAAGAATGATGGAAAGCAGTGTTGAACTTTCAAGCAGAACTGATTCTCAGGCATCTAGTTTGGAGGAAACAGCTTCAAG
It encodes the following:
- a CDS encoding tetratricopeptide repeat protein — its product is MLIRKFCIILSIFIFSAFHLFSQSNKEDENVFKDSKYIKSEEEAKAAYSLALYYKERALASKKADEQTIKDLESAKVILQEVIKYVQNKEIYITLAETHEALGEYYESSKIYDGLVFDSPEDIDILFKAAERNIFIMNNIDKARYYLETAYEIDNTNNDVLILLGYTYYQKRELDKAVYYFSKVDETKKSGNNNNYLNYYNFYYGMSEFYLSRFSSAINRFKKLENVQLSPADKYTASYGIVKSYQALEKYNEAYSNSISIEDGLFLSAYLSFMSDKYDEKLFNEIDTSSHNTPKILSIITEAKTSGYSNALNIIETDLDRREIDLDIIQAYYKMIYEIGSKENKMNSEMDIISFYLMIKNIDALPKHIDNLISYDNSGKFNNLYLQAALEFKNQNDFNLSKEMLNKYLSLNNNNIKENELVSLVLTASDIGESELAIKSIEKYEKEKYSYSYLKAYASLINNDVVNANKYLNEDFEYFSNNKSNTNDYRINIPYVTSLALDNTNSALLYANYKYSQDTNSAENINSLSWALVSLGSDLDKAILLSKDAVKLEPDSPHYIDTLGFAYYKKGDYDNALKTLLRAALYADDDSKAEIYAHIADAYYAKNDYKNALKYYRKSISSYKKEFDYDENRIKDRIESLTEKQ
- the rsmG gene encoding 16S rRNA (guanine(527)-N(7))-methyltransferase RsmG, whose protein sequence is MHYDFVLDNISNNIKIDGYKKAKLIEYASLVIDYNRNVNITGAKTKEDFFNDHIADSLLALDIFSDYNNIIDIGSGAGLPSIPLAIVFDDKKFTLCESKNKKAEFLRLVKDKLELNNIEVKCINAYEIKEKYDTITSRAFSDIDTLLKIFNKLKTKNSKLILYKGKKEKIEEELKKANISKSKYTVEIKRLENKDKERHIVIISNI
- a CDS encoding lysylphosphatidylglycerol synthase transmembrane domain-containing protein — translated: MNKNHKTIIQVVIGIAVSIICLYFAFRGINIKESIEIVKNINVVYFLISLILSIVIIVLRGLRWECFIPLKKPIKKRTIVMATYIGYMGNNILPAKLGEVARAYILGVKENVSKSALIASVVTERLFDVITGGIILTVSVIFIPNLPKTVTYAAIALFVLSIIGFLVLMFLVWQREFAHKVFHKIFGILPKNIGDKLIEFSCNFIDGIGFKNDAKHIFLIFFYTFLYLIGQMLTIGFLMMAFNIKTSPIISLFTFAIGGFGFAVPSAPSGIGPFEWAVIFGLSLIGVEKNIAAPYALVYHIMGIVPIVIIGFIFLFIMGVDLKTATKAGNEEENKENKA
- a CDS encoding DUF5312 family protein — encoded protein: MNFFDYIRYNLFNIRTPELVEKMRMEEYSERISKQKYNFVDLKTKSLTVTCAKFMFEMYKVVGPLLSPLKEEFIVKDGKQFSYYLIEVSFNDEIKELYSTLNRDYMMSKIGEGQNPNAVFNEVKNNFVKFKKFISGEGGKEMNLTFNLLKDFAQLSNFDFFLFLRAFCPSFVDGAYNSNPQFKPSSNMQVVDDLVKLDYAVNSIVIRKELLSALNIFQQYLGMPPIPEKNIKSFLARVKYLQTPDIMHDIIVYLLKDFTYKCSINPSNVNIFVNYITDLTNNLKKDMDSIVAEIKSSKIAGMRNKLFNGIEILKMSNVNEEKNEQLEKFDCPIFTCVEPLQYIKTFIIEIFDINYKDPLNDMFLGAEFVSKDRNSQGLDAFYILNDVRESIQKFDAMLSPESENFKRLKTWIISKNKANANKDLIETMVNKIDTEGNKIILSVYNSVIDLTTIVKNIFDDCKNNTKQEISNANKVQYLPKFNLDIAQNMLDDFDNFITLMKNFVR
- a CDS encoding tetratricopeptide repeat protein produces the protein MAGKYDKQLDKYNSLLSKKPNDPYAMAMLARIAIKENRIEDAENYYTTILLKTPNYAEALYMMGFINMKKNKYNTSVNYFNQLLKTGKKNAFVYEYLSIMDKKNRKEYLEKALELSKNTKIKSKDYKRCSYIAFQSYAWKEYDISLEYASLAYDAKPTNDIINLLGCIYHHNGDYDKALSLFHEVNANYESKNPYVLCNISSCYNKKNSNKMAIRYLEKALEVNNNDKVIYYTIGSIYASSGNKKLAIKNFEQALKINENYEEAKKALEAIKE
- the tgt gene encoding tRNA guanosine(34) transglycosylase Tgt — protein: MSFTFNVLKNSSQTAARLGKININGIEIDTPVFMPVGTKATVKALTPIMIEETESKIILSNTYHLVLKPGLEVLKKFGGVKKFMGWKGAMLTDSGGFQVFSLAKLRKINDNGVEFSSHIDGSKYLFTPKSVMEAEHIIGADFIMCLDECSKYDASYEYAKEAMLRTHKWAKECKEYHDSTPNKEYQYLGGIIQGGMFDDLRKESAETLVNMDFPFYSIGGLSVGETPEKMHDVLSKVMLYTDKSKPRYLMGVSEPRDILNAVMEGIDMFDCVMPTRNARNGEAFTMNGVVRIRNSKYRMDDTVLEDECDCYTCKNFSKAYLNHLDKTHEILFSILMTIHNVRFMQRFMKDLRNSIENDVFSDYRKDMMNKIY
- a CDS encoding methyl-accepting chemotaxis protein, with amino-acid sequence MKKLQSLRVKMPLIIISMVIVFIIALITIIEIKVSNSIKNATYEGYNNTVMGYASLIDTWFDDQLAIASIYGTSEELIRYLELRTEDLRNIALNNLKKFKSLNVYAINIGISDLNGNILLDSDNPDLINQNVFNIHPDLKTKINGSARGIFGENITHSLTTGGWSLILLEKIFNGNNQNIGYLYVMLDWSTLNKNHIEPLVIGKTGNMYAVDKNLIIKIHSKTENINQTAPEQFRDAFNLGKGVLNYVFNNEKRVSSVITLESQPWVLGVSVTESEIYQANRELMITMIIISVIAIAIISVLISMFIMSITKPLHLLVGVAKEIADGDLRTTKQKIKRKDELGELSDAFVAMRKKLVDALRVVEDTANNITMAAKELSEQNTDLAHRTESQAASIEETSASMTEISSTIKDSADNSVSGSKMILDSKTSVENAGNIIAETTSNIEEVHDASSKIKDITKIIEDIAFQTNILALNASVEAARAGEQGKGFAVVASEVRNLAQTTQTSVKSITDLIENVYEKIDKATGTARESQEIFVEIQNKIEEASKIMEGISNSAVEQQNGIDQVKIAIADMDSTTQKNAALVEEATASAELLFAQSKELMDAIHLFKLPDGTR
- a CDS encoding methyl-accepting chemotaxis protein codes for the protein MKKTSSIRFKMPLTISIITTILLVITIVILSYKSHAGITKSTYAGYNNTIEGYKSMLDTWFEENNTLIKTYSITPSIINYLSGNNTPEAAAVLIDALKQFEGINKYSLDIGVTDENGVTLQNTKNVNLGINLKELRPGIWDNFVKNNYDVAYDTKVLKSTVSDNMTLAIIAGVKTNNVLVGTVYMILNWDALVSKLGELSLPETGRLFAIDYERNIALDTRNQINTLANQSYDDVIKANKSNGILKYISDTNGEKRTAVYVKMNTMPWILSMATDDRIIYAENISMIRIAVIVCILSIIFVNLFSVSYITKTMSPLSVLMKKANKISEGNIEIKSVSKYRKDEFGELEKAFNIMSEKLAEVVSNVNEASNEIVLASQRMMESSVELSSRTDSQASSLEETASSLEEIVSTIKASADNSVSGKNMMSESMEHIEGAASIIAQTVSNIEEVHQASDKIKDITKIIEDIAFQTNILALNASVEAARAGTQGKGFAVVASEVRNLAQTTQSSVKDITSLVDNTAEKIDTATNTARESQEIFVQLQDKVSGTSDLMQNISSTALEQETGVSQISVAINSIESSTTQNAALAEESSELSKKLFDKAKFLEESIKFFHIS